The Papaver somniferum cultivar HN1 chromosome 6, ASM357369v1, whole genome shotgun sequence genome segment AAGCTAAACCTCTTCATCCTTCTCATCTCCAATTTGTTTTTGTTAGTGAGCTGATTATCCATGATACTAACTTCTACAATGTTCCTCTTCTCACTTTGTTATTTATTCAAATACTGTGGAGAAAAACAAAGTAATGCAACTCTTTCATCAAGAAGATGATGTTATTAAGTGAACCCCTTCAAAAGATGGTAAATTTACTGTCAAGAGTGCTTACAATAAACTCATGGAAGTCAGAGTTCAACATCATGCAACTTTAAATGTGGTTCCAAAATCAGTCTGGAAGTCACTTTGGAAAATGAAGTTACCTCATCATGTTAAGCTTTTTACATGGAAGTGTTTGAAGGACATTGTTCCTACAAGAGTCAGATTGTTACAAGCCATGCAGCACATTGAATCTCACTGTGAGATATGTAAACAGGAAGATGAAACTCTCTATCAGTTGTTAATAAGCTGCAACCACGTTGAAGCATTCTGGAGATCCTGAAGCATTCTGGAGATCACTCAACATAAACATTGATTAGATAATCAATAACTGTCATACTGTGAGAAAATGGATCATATCATGGTTTCAAGATGTTCAAAATATAGGAGCTGCTGATCTTCATAATTGGAGAGAATTATTAGTGGTTGGATGCTGGATAATATGGAAAGAAAGATGCGACCGTATCTTTTAGGATAAATCTCTCAACCCTATGAACACTTCTTCTAGAATACAATATCAACTGCTTAGTTTCAATACTTCTGTGCAGGATAGATTATTTGATACTACTACTTCAAACTCAATATCTGCATCTCATGATAAGCATGCATGTGATCATCTGCATATACAATCATAGCAAGCCTGTTATAGGGgaggcatggtttattagaggggcggcagtgtgattgtaatgtccctctagttggttaggcgGTGTCCAAATGGTTTTATAAATTGTCTAGATTACCCTCCCcatttttttaacctaaatcaaagctaaattgaaaattttttttctttcctcttctcttctcctcctcccatcaaccgtaacctccattaaaactgaaaatttcatcgtcttcgattaatcagcgattcgaaaattaatcaagtgtaatgacttatatgaggtatgttatgAAAAACCGGTTAGGGTTTAGttaattttgttcgatttaagtttacttTCTATCAGAAATTagagttttagatgaaaattgaaattcaaatttctgggtttatgtgagtcacggttgattttaactcaattacgaaccgtaactggagattttgatgttgttacggttggtaatagttaaATTACCAACAGtataattttcttcagttacggttgttattgagcatttggttaccaatcgtaactcagttacggttggtatcgagcatttggttaccaaccataactgagttacggttcgtatcgagcatatagttaccaaccgtaattggttttacgattgggttttccccaaatttaaccagttacggttggtagttcatcttttacgaaccgtaattaTGATTTACGGTTGGCTACGaccaaaattccaaccgtaagtagctctgaaaatgtaagaaaattgaattttttacatatttgagcaacaaaaagctagttgggactaatttagaagtatacctggtcattcTCAGGcactggttcttcactttgttggttaatttattcaattgattgagattgaccttcactttgggttaaaacatctctaccatctttagactttttgaaaaaaaaaaaacaaaaagaaactctaaaatatgatatttttttttatttagagtTAATTAAAGTGAaatttaatcattaacactaaactagattatcaacactaaactatgtaagggttaattagtcattttcagttttttttataagggacacttgaattatcatgtaatgcccctttttgtcctattagcttgccgcccctctaataaaccatgccgcccctataacaagcTTGAATCATAGAGAAGACACAAAATTATTTGTCGATGCATCATTTGATCAGGATATTAATGAGTGTGGTACTGGTATTGTCTTGTACAATACTTCAGGTGCTTGCACAGGGTTCAAAGGAACCTATGCAGCTGGAGTGGTAGATGCTGAGTCTGGAGAATGCAAGGCAGTGCTTGAGGGATTAAGATGAGCTAAAGCTCAAGGCTGAATTTGGGgccatggaaactaattgggggccaggacacattttatacccacaccaaaagatatatggggcttccaaaatgatggtgaaataactattttacccttctctaataacttcttctcctcccattcttcttctcctccgctccctctctcccactgtttcccattccattaacgacttctgagaaaaaaaaaatatcaccgattcatcgtcgtaagtgaactaaaaccccttaatctaagttgggtttgcgttttaatttgatttgttgattgaaaaattaggttttcaactgcaaaattgcagttacagttccagggtcgttaaccacggttttttattgcttaacgatttttgatatgcatgttgaattgatgaagagtcgttaaccattagggtgtagtagataacgaccctaaacctggtTTCCTGTCCTAGAATAGTGTTGTCTAGGGATTTCTAAATCGTTAACGATTCTTCTCGACGACCCTTTTTAAATACGAACGACCCTGTCTTATGCAGAACCACCTCTCTGTCCCAAATAGTGACAGGGTCGTCAATATATTTCTAAAGCATTAACGATTCTTTGTTTGACAACCCCTTTATGaaactaacgactctatatgatacaaaattggttccctgttcaaaaaataggaagggtcgtcatgtcaaatggttgtagtcgttaactatgttgaagggtcgtcatgtcaaatttttgaagtcgttaacgatgttgaagggtcgtttggttttataaattttgcttgccgacccttgatctatgaaatggctcgctagggtcgtcagtatataggaatgcctaattaacgaccctaagagtaacatcttcagagagtaaaaagttttagagtcgttgggttctaaacatattaagttaacgactctatatgacctaactagctggagtcgtcaattatatcacacttggttgacgatttttcgtaacctgcaaaagttgcaggtttgagtcgtcaaaggttgtgtcaagtaattgacgacttCTTAGAGTCGTTCATTTATTACCCTTTCGACTTAACGATCTtcactctgagtagttgcatagtgtacatgaatcgaccacttggggcatcattcatacaatttgaagagtatatgaagtttacctgatttttttgagcttcgggttcttcattttgaggattggttccttcattttgagcaatatgattcctctacaggaatcccccaaaaactcaacttcttcctctccacaacacaaaaacacaaattttcttttatcaaaattttatccctaaatctgattttaatctaattaaactaattaacaattaattaacttaattaccactaatgatttggggtagtttagccatttaaaaaagttgGGGATAAGAGATAACttccaattactatttcatgacattttttgtcctgtagctagggatcctcaattatttttcCAGGACCCCCAATTCAGCCTTGCTATGAAGCTGGACAAAATTCACATAGCTGCGGATGTTGAAGTAGTTGTTAATTCTATTAATAATAACTCATCGCTTGTAACATGGGAAAATAGGAAGCTCTTAAGAGGCATAAGACTTTTATTAGATTCTTTTACACGGTCAAAAATTAGTCATGTAAGAGGAAATGATAATCAGATTGTTGATTTCATTTCAAAGTAACCCGTTATAGGGAcgacatggtttattagaggggtggcattctaataggacaaaaaaggtcattacatgatcattcaaggtatcTCTTATCAaaaaactggaaatgacaaattaaccctcataactgataacctagtttagtgatgataatcaagtttaatgttaatgattaatttcacttatattaactcaaaatcaaaacgaaatcaaattttagagtttaaaaaaaaatggagatggtagagaagttttaacccaaggtgaaggtcaatctcaatcaattgaagaaattaaccaacaaagtgaaaacccaatgcctgaaaatgaccaggtatacttctaaattagtcccaactagctttttgttgctcaaatacgtaaaaaaaatcaatttcttacattttcagagctaattacggttggcattttgctcgtaaccaaccgtaattcatagttacggttcgtaaaagatgaactaccaaccgtaactggttaaatttggggaaaacccaattgtaaaaccagttacgattggtaaataaaaatggttaccaaccgtaactgaagaaaaattctcagatataagaacatacagttggtaattgaactattaccaaccgtaacaacatcaaattcttcagttacggttcgtaatagagttaaaatcaaccgtaactcacataaacccagaaatttcaatttcaactttcacctaaaaccctaatttctgatagaaattaaacttaaatcgaacaaaataaactaaaccctaactagGTTTTTcataacatacctcatataagtcattatactttattaattttcgaatcgctgattaatcgaagacgatgaaattttgagttttaatggaggttacggttgatgggaggagatgagaaaaagaaagaaaccagattttcaatttagctttgatttaggttaaaacatGGAGAAGGTAATCTAGACAATTTACAAAACAATTTGGACACCTCCTAACCAACTAGAGGATACTATTATCACACTGccgccctctaataaaccatgctgCCCCTATAACAAGATACATTTCAAAAGGAGTTATGAAGGATAAGTTAGTCGTCGAGGAATTCAGTAATGACCTCATGCGTATTGAAACTCTGTTATTCAGGTTTATCCAACCTGAAAAACTTTAATGAATAAAATTCTCCAGTTTTCTAATAAGAAAAATGTACTTGCACTTATTACGGTTTGGCCTCGGACCAACGACTGACGAAAGATTAGAAATTTGTggattttcatttcatttcttttcttttcctttaagCTCCATTCCCAACAGGATCTGGGACGCATTTCAAGGATAAAGCGTGTCTGTTTCAAaatttgctgcaaagcaaaattacaTCCTAAGAGGCACCTGCAAGATGTAGTCCAGGATTTATGCTTTGATAAAATATTGAAATCTGGAGACTGATAACAATAGCTAAGTGATGACATTCCACACCGATTTTAGAAATGTTATGCATATGCAGTTTGAAGAGGTAGACAATTTTGCAAGAGCATGTAGTTGTACAGTATACAAATTGAATAACCAGATAAATATTTTGTGCAACAGTTACCACCTTTGACATTATCTTCCCTCATTTCATTTTAAAGTTTTAGGTGGAGCATCAGAAAACTTCACTGCTCACATTGATGGTCGGAACTCTTTGGCGTTTTTCCACATATGCCGAAGGAAACCATCCCGCTTTACCACGGCACTCTCCTTCTGACCATCCCGAAGGAGCCATCTAAGTCAAACAAAACAGATTGATGACATTAATAACGTAAACCAGATGTCGACCTCCAATAGACAGTAATAGACGCTGGGAACATACAAGCTAATTACCATTAGAGGCTTACTCATGCAGGTGCACAGTGTATTTAGAAACTCGGATATGCATATCTGAACTTATTGAGAATGtaatgaaatttatttcttgaTGAGGAACGTAAAGAATCCACGTCCAGGACCATGTTTTTTTTGTGTATCATTGTCAATTTCAGGACATGCGTAGTACTTCTTTTAAAGAAGAACCTGGGATTAACTGAAGCAGTCATGCCCATATTTTAGTTGGTTCGACAAAGGAGCCTAATAGCATTAATTATTGTGGATTTCATTCCAATTCATCCACCAAATGAGAAGCTAAAAGGTTTGGAACCATCATATATTATGTAATTACTCCATTCACAAAGTATATGTTCGACTTTTGCTTTCCTTTTTTTAAGTACGATAATTAGGAATTACGAGGGACAAGGGATCTCATGATTCACGAGTAATCACACACCTAAGTCGTAGCCGGTGACACACTTTCCCATCTTTGCTATTATGATCATGAGCGTGGCAACAGACAACTCCTAGGATTCTAAGTTGAACAATAAAGAAAAGAATTTCAAGAAACGTAATAGTGCTCTGAGATAGGATACCTTTCTGACCACAACATAGTCACCCACTGCCAAGCTCAGTTCCTTCTCAGAAGTAGCAAAAAAGGCATGAGTTGCCTGGAACAGGTAGAATGAATCACATATCCTACAAAGGTCAAAATAACAACTGAAAGAAAATAACGTTCACCACTATCAGTTAAAGATCAGAACACACCTCAGCCAGGTAATACTTGGCTTTTTCGGAACAGGTATCCAATGCAATGACAGGAGGAGCAGACTCTTTCCGCTGCTTTTCCGAAACCATCTACCAAAAATTTACAACACTGATTAACACACTTCTTGTGCTCGCACCGTTTAATTTCTTTCTTATTTATATTAATATAGTTTCCTTAAAAAGATATATATCTCTAAATAAAACAAACAGACAAGAAAGTCACCTCAGATTCAACATCAATGAGAATTGCGGCCACCCTTTGATGGAAAGTCCTTTCCCCCTCGACCTAAACATCACACAAGATCAAATAGTAAAATCATCCATCACTTAGAACTTCCGTGCTCGAAGTAAACCCGAAATATATGATACACCAGTGATACATACCATTGACACAAGCCTTTGAAACGTCAGTCTTTGTTGTTGTGCTTCAACTGCAGCTAACGCTGCCGTTGCTTCCTTCCCCAAAACCACCATGTTTGCTTGGAGTTCTTTCATTCTAGACTCAGCTGCGTGCAGCTTTGCTGTGTTGTCAGGAGAAGGAAGTTCCTTCGATCGTGCTTGCCGTCTACAAACTTCTGCTGCCTGGATTTCGTTGTGTGGTGAGTTGATATGGTTAAATTTCAGCTTTCATGGAATGAAGCGAAGACTAAAAGCAAAAATACATGTGTGGTCAGTTGAAATTTCAGATTTTATACCTGGATCTCTGCTTCTTGTCTCATTCGACTATAGCGTTGAGCAAGGTGGCGGGCATCTTCAAGAGGAACGCCATTTACCATCGCCCTCAAAGGTTCTAAAACCTAGTAAAAAATTGGAAGAACCAGTAATACATGAGATTTGATACGTAGTAAGAATGGAAGTTTTTAAAAGGataaaacagaaggtgaaatcaGGTATTAAGTTTCTTAAGATTATAAATGACTCCGATTTAATTAGGTTTAGTGAGATAAACCTTTCCTTTTCTTGCTTTGTTTTAGAGGTACTCAAGTACATTAAAAGTTTTACTGAATATTGGATTTCGTAAGTATAAATTTAATTGGATGTCATAAGGGTCACTGTATATAGTACATAAAAACACTAAATAATAATATCGATATACTTATAATCTACAATCCACTTCCAGTTGATACTTATGATATGAAGGCCAGGCATTCTAGAGGAGCTTATCGCATAAAAAGACAGAAAATCCAACCACATCTAACTAGCAGTATACATGTTTAACCAGATCTAATTAGCATTATACATCTGTACTCATGATACACTGATCAAGCATTCTAAAGGTTTTCTGCTAATGCTTTCTTGGGGTAGTAGATAACTTCCGATTGTTCAGTTGCTTTAACATGCTCACCTGCGATGGTAGCATCTTATTTAAGTCTCCTTGCTCTTTCTCCACATGGCAATGCAACAAGATCTAACTACGTCTGGGTAGCAATGCAACCCGATCTAACTAGCAGTATACATGTGTATTCATGATACAATGTCAACCATTCTAGAGGTTGCTAATGTTTTCATGTGTAGTAGATAACTTCTGATTGTTCAGTTACTTTAACATGCTCACCTGCGATGATAACATCTTATTTAAGTCTTCTTGCTCTTTCTCCACATGGCCGAGCGCATCACCATATAGAGACGCAGCCTTTGCTAAGATATTGTCATCTGTGTTCTCAGTTCCATATTTGCAACAGTCCTCAGAGAGCTTGGTTCCTGACTAATGTAAAGATACAAAAGTTAAGTTCATAAACATAAGCACCAATATGAAACACAAGATATATTATCAGAAGGTATTCAATTTTTAGACTTTGAGATTGCAAACACAATTTTCCATTCGAAGCTTAATTAGAAGGAGAAATTAAGTCCCTCACCTGTTTCTATTTGCTTACAGCCAGTGACCGTAAATGCTTCAGCTGCTCGAACAATATCCTTCTGAAAATCCTGAAAACCAAACCACAAGGGCGCAATCACCATGAGAAATTCTACAATCTACTTGGCAGTGTGTGACCTTTTAAGTTACTAAAAAAGAAAGATTGACAACGTATTGACAAGAAAATGGCCATGATAGTACAGTGGTGATAGCCATGAGGAATCATCAAAGCTAGCAAGGTAAATAGGTAACCTAGAATAACAAATAGTACTATAGAGAACAGAGTTCTGATCAAAACAAACAAGTTAAGCCATCTGTACCTTGCCTGCACGAGTAGACCTGTAAAGTTTCTCCAGATGTTGATgtctctgcaactcgatctcaTCTATGACCATTACATCGGAACTTTCATATCCAGTTCCCCCGAACTGCTTTTTTACAGCCTGAACATGCAGATGAGAGGAAAAAAATTAGATAAGAAGGGAAAAGAaaatcccaaattcaaattcatgATTAGTAACACCTAGATGTTTATATAACTTTATTTGGCTGATGAGGCATGTCTTTTTCCATAAGGAGTCTAGTGGTTATTGAAACCAAATCTTCCTTGTCTAAATTAACTTCATTTACGATATGACAAGCACCAATtgaaagatataaaataaataaaactgaCCACATCAGATAATCCACCATGCCATCTTATTCACACAACAAAATTAGCAAATCATTACTACGCTAAGAAGACCAATGTTGGTATACCGCTACTCATTTATACCATACCACATGAAGAAATCAGATCAAGACAAACAAGACAATACAGAAAAACGCCAAGTCATCGTTTGAGGGGTCATGACAGAAGTACATCTCTAATTCACCACAGAAGTACATCTCTAATTCACCTAAAGATAAATGGATCAGTAATCAAGCCCCAGTATCAAACGGTTTGTTGTACATGAAATATCTGGGAAGTACACAAAAATGTACTATGAAAAATACTTactaaaacaagaaaaatttaaTCTTCTTGCTGAAAGATATGATGTGTCTAGACAACACCAGAAAAGCGAGCCAATTTTGAAAATGATTAACTATCACCGACAAACATCATTAGCCATACTTTGTTCCTCAGAGATGTGACTGAAAGTGGATTTTCTATTAGGTAACTCTAAACAATGAACTCTTATACATGTCCATGTAAAATGTAGCCACGTCTGTCCTTCGCGTCTAGGTGAACGGTAACTCAAACCCTAATATACTACTACAACAATAACCAATTACAAGTAGTTTACATTTTTTCTGGACTTAACATGTGCAGGAACATCAAATGGTGTATCCAGAGAAGATCTTACTCTTCAAGTTTGATTTCCGTCACCCGATTCCTTCTACATCTCTTTCAGCTGTTGCGGCACTAGTAAACCAGAATTTCTACAAAATCACTTTTTATTTCTCTtcgtttttttttattgaatagAGGATTGACCTAAATCTGAAATTCACTGCGATACTAATCTTATCCATTCAGACTATACTTCACCGGTTACAAACAAATAACATTCCAAATCAATACAATTGCAAATATGCACTTAATAAATACGGAATTagtacaaaataaaaaagaacaaattctGAAGAAATGATGAGAAATTAGAAAAACCTGTTGTTGTTTGGCGACTTGATCTCTGATCTTACTTGCTTGTTTCCTTAGAGCGTCCATAATTCTCTCTGTTTCACGCTCGACTAGTGTGACCAGTGGAGACTAGAAGCTTTTGTATGAATCTCAGCCAACTAGTTTCGCTGTCTGTTACTCGCTGTGTGAAACCCGCTACGATGACCTGGCTGTCATCGACAAAACGAAACTGTTCGAGTTATACTTCAAGCGATTTTACACACCAGCTGTTCGAGTTAGGCCTGTGGATCCCATATCAAGATTAGATCTTGTCCGCACAAAATGTACTTTGCAGTCTCACCGGTGGTTTACCTATTGGGATCCAGTAGTGATTAAGCCAGGTCCCGAAAAAAGATTACTTTGGGCAAGTCTGGTGGAGGCCACATGGATTGGCAACCCCAGTTTCAGGCGGTGGGAATATAGGAGTCTGGTCATTGCACTTTACGACCGTCCTAATGTTCTACGACGACCGATTATTTTTCACAGCGAAAACACGACTAGTTTTTCAAATACTATAAATAAATAGCACATTCATTTAACTTCATAGGTTTCTCGATTCCATATTCAtacacaatcacacaaagtgtattgaattttttcacttgactttgatatttaattcacgagttaggccagttcggattaaccctatatcaagtggacactatgttgaaatattccttgagtgattgttgttCCAAGAAGTTTATACACATCGGGTCTTGTATAGgctgtgatcaaaataaaaggttgtggtgtatttgggtaccctcatcttttcagttCAAACATTGTTACCTTCCACTTGCTCATGAAATATTTCAAGGGAACATTATGAAATCCAGGTTTGAGATAGAGCTGATTATACCTTATATTTCGAATCAACTTTTGCAAGGTTTAAAACTTTTTATTGAAAAATCAATTGTCCATCTCATTCTAAAGAGTCCAAAGGATAACATGCTTTAATCAtcaaagatttttgagatttCTTTTTATGAAAGGATCAAGTATGAAGAGCAAAGGAGTTTGAACTCGACGCTAAAAGATTTCACACTTGATTAGCAACAAAATAATGCAGCAGTTTCTTCACTGTTAACACAcacatataacaatgattgacccAAATTTCCCATCTTCTTTTGTAAAGTTGATCTTGGGAAAGTGAaattacgagggtacccaaatacaccccgccttttcgtttcaacctataagtctgatatcaAGTGTGactgtctatggacaaagtcgagacaatacaacagtaaggtattcacttgacaatagttatggtacaagaccgattgactataggatcaatgtcaagtgatGAGGATTTAACGTACAAGTGTTCTACTTTatcataataaaacaattataatgcggaagtaaagtaaatgacataacaatattttgttaacgaggaaaacgcaaatgaaaAAAACTTtgggacctaatccagttttgaatactctcagaattaagacgttatacaaataacaaagccaacttcgtacagttgggaccaagtaatctacccctacttacttagttccctcattaTCCCTGCGTATACGACCGtatggtcacgcacgtgaatcccaagacagaaaatcactatcttgagttgcttaaccgatgtaaagtcttaacaactcaactccttttgatcgtcttccaaacattaaaggaacaaagcTGTTTGGTAACTGCTCcaataatattttagaaaaagattcattgagttttgacaaaggatcttccgtttaaactagttGCCGGGTAAGATCAATCCCAATCAATAGCTTCGATTCGGATTCACAACTATCAAATTCAGATATTGaataataccaccaaatgatagttacCGATCTAAACGACTATATGATCAAATTTATCAAGATAAATCGGATCTAAGTCGGACCCGGATGATCAAGATGTGCGCACAAATTACGAGATAAGAGAACCAATAAGTAAAAatatttttgtcttcaaatcttcagttGCCATCTTATGTACATGTACACCAgaaacttgaatccacttatgatcgatcacacaaaGAAatgagtctattaacaatggatgttcacaagttgtctttagatctaaaaacatttctaaagatcctgtcaatactttgatctagtttgagcgatctttatgtcagaagagaaggctctcaacaataatcaaaccaggtgcaatcaaagtttcaataaccgttagtcaatcaaatcaataatcgaaaactaaaataacaattcaattatatagtttcccaccaacggtattcgtagagcttcttgatcccacaaaagtctctaaacgagcagtcgtaagagatttcacctaattaggttactttcatcTCCAGATAGACGACTCCACGAGAAACAACACGAataaagtttgcctggctcttaggatagtttgcaaaaaATGCAAACTCAATTagttatagaccaaggttgtttggagaacatggaaattccaaaactgaaaatattctcaagatattcaataaatacctaatttcggttttcatattacCAATCCAACCAATAATTCCAAAATCTCcgattagaaaatatctaatattagtttagaaATTAACGGATATAACTTTCCAAGAGATAAGTTTTGATTTGCTGGAGAATCAAAACATATAAtccaaaatcttaattaaaatataCATATTCTCAATATTTCagattgggatcaccttgagtatcaaggaatatctttgaacaataaaagatattaATTATATTTATGTCCAATTATGTTGACATCGGgaactttcctatttagcaaaccctgatttcaaactcacacaaaaccgtaaagtaatatgtgaatataaAGGATCAAAATTGCTCTTGGGACCATGACTCCTTACATagattaagatcggttctaccatgactcctaacaatatctaggatcAGTCTACCATGAATcctaacaatatctaggatcGATTCTACCGtgattcccaatataggtaaggatcagttctaccaagactctcaacataagtcaagatcggttctaccgtGTATCcaaaatataggtaaggatcgattCTACCAAGACTATCAACATaaattaagatcggttctaccacatatcccaaactaggtaaaAATCGGTTCTATcataactctcaacataagtcaagatccgttctaccaaagttcttacctaggttcggattggtcatccaatagatcttcagcGAAAACCGGACTAAAACGCCTATTGATTTATTTTCGATCACTAAACAAGTTTCTTATATGTACTTCacaaaaaagcgggggtctaacaaccacacccaatatttcgattagcaatctgtatggactaactccaatatacttttgagagaattaactagacagtcagactcaatcttaataaaagtatatcaaagagttatatatctctttatcgattcaatacttactcaagaaaatagaaatctgcgagtttaattgaatacaagagaaatcacttgaacggtaccaaagaccaatgttcaagtatcaatcaatttcaatcaacaaccaaaggttggatttcccaattgattgattcaactcacaacctgtgatatttcaattatataac includes the following:
- the LOC113289734 gene encoding SH3 domain-containing protein 3-like, encoding MDALRKQASKIRDQVAKQQQAVKKQFGGTGYESSDVMVIDEIELQRHQHLEKLYRSTRAGKDFQKDIVRAAEAFTVTGCKQIETGTKLSEDCCKYGTENTDDNILAKAASLYGDALGHVEKEQEDLNKMLSSQVLEPLRAMVNGVPLEDARHLAQRYSRMRQEAEIQAAEVCRRQARSKELPSPDNTAKLHAAESRMKELQANMVVLGKEATAALAAVEAQQQRLTFQRLVSMVEGERTFHQRVAAILIDVESEMVSEKQRKESAPPVIALDTCSEKAKYYLAEATHAFFATSEKELSLAVGDYVVVRKMAPSGWSEGECRGKAGWFPSAYVEKRQRVPTINVSSEVF